A DNA window from Lutra lutra chromosome 8, mLutLut1.2, whole genome shotgun sequence contains the following coding sequences:
- the ETFBKMT gene encoding electron transfer flavoprotein beta subunit lysine methyltransferase produces MMALSLGWRAFALFHMNHCGVFLKAVRSNGLSLFPWGHSPWRRTGSFLDPKMKAFLEENTEVTSSGSLTPEIQLRLLTPRCKFWWQKADLWPYSEPYWAIYWPGGQALSRYLLDNPDVVRGKSVLDLGSGCGASAIAAKMSGASRILANDIDPIAGMAIILNCELNQLNPFPILTKNILDLEQEKWDLVVLGDMFYDEDLADSLHQWLKNCFWTHRTRVLIGDPGRPQFSGHSIQHQLHKVVEYSLPEPTRRENNGLTTSTVWDFQP; encoded by the exons ATGATGGCTTTGAGCCTAGGTTGGAGAGCATTTGCACTATTTCACATGAACCACTGTGGTGTCTTTCTGAAAGCTGTGAGAAGCAATGGTCTTTCCTTGTTTCCCTGGGGCCATTCCCCTTGGAGAAGAACTGGAAGCTTTTTGGACCCCAAGATGAAAGCTTTCCTGGAAGAGAACACCGAAGTCACCAGCAGTGGCAGCCTCACCCCTGAAATCCAGTTGCGGCTTTTGACGCCCAGATGCAAGTTCTGGTGGCAAAAAGCTGACCTGTGGCCCTACAGCGAGCCTTACTGGGCAATCTACTGGCCAGGAGGCCAGGCACTGTCTAG GTATCTTTTGGATAATCCTGATGTTGTTAGAGGAAAGTCTGTGTTAGATCTTGGGAGTGGATGTGGAGCTTCAGCTATTGCTGCCAAGATGAGTGGGGCATCAAGGATCTTGGCCAACGACATAGACCCTA TTGCAGGAATGGCTATCATACTGAATTGTGAGTTGAACCAACTGAACCCTTTTCCCATTTTAACCAAAAACATTTTGGATTTGGAACAAGAAAAGTGGGACCTTGTTGTGCTTGGAGATATGTTTTATGATGAAGACCTTGCAGACAGTCTTCATCAATGGCTGAAGAATTGCTTTTGGACCCACAGAACTCGAGTACTGATTGGTGACCCTGGACGACCCCAGTTTAGTGGACATAGCATTCAACATCAACTGCACAAAGTGGTAGAATATTCACTTCCAGAGCCTACCAGGAGGGAAAACAATGGGTTGACAACAAGCACAGTATGGGATTTTCAGCCTTGA